From a single Solanum dulcamara chromosome 4, daSolDulc1.2, whole genome shotgun sequence genomic region:
- the LOC129886522 gene encoding uncharacterized protein LOC129886522 has protein sequence MVGGNTFAKTICSICYEDLKPVVEDLQSISLCGHVFHELCLQQWFEYCTNGKKKNCPVCKQTCTEKNTNRLFFQSVGDPNDPSLSQQPHDFEGGTPCELLNEVKRLEGKVLKLASTLEQQQKDLKEVNVELFSCKEQLKVEVALKNEAKKQKTASQQLLHVKSQELDQSTLECRRLQERNMALAKELAALKLVCDVNLGEEEVLKLASLGNEANSKETIDVLKKSLVIRNKSYKELMTKCNTLGRGEARSLSKLEKAIEKIDKLKARVQELEMAVEGRDNEILRTLRASKNFEVETGKGVSKELKDVKCSYENQKKKLAETVVHLHQVTGSGNNSLRGEKRKVMYNDVSEKDTADCIIASSLDQDNWEKNPIQENKDGSILETSSYVHQVSNQKLNPLIDHNKAVHESIFSRLKVSSGSADATQVKVSDNKDEFSGLKNCGKNSTVNMSHVTILDDDDLLPLDDFTHCEPSFHIRKGTSALTSLAEIGDHCFSGGLLGPDGTNRHLGKWCKKVQNKGSVGLQGSGANSGDLISVGADGRGGRIKVLRSINQASMDKESAVSIKRCKSGMKTGSSQSQGCLQIEHFFRRAGQ, from the exons ATGGTAGGAGGCAACACATTTGCGAAAACCATTTGCTCAATCTGCTATGAGGATCTCAAACCTGTAGTCGAAGACCTTCAGTCCATTTCTCTTTGCGGCCATGTCTTTCACGAGCTCTG TCTTCAGCAATGGTTTGAGTATTGTACAAATGGAAAGAAGAAGAACTGTCCAGTTTGCAAACAGACTTGTACAGAGAAAAACACAAATAGGCTTTTTTTCCAATCAGTTGGTGATCCAAATGATCCTAGTCTCTCCCAGCAACCACATGACTTTGAAGGGGGGACTCCTTGTGAATTACTAAATGAGGTCAAAAGGTTAGAGGGGAAAGTTTTAAAACTGGCTTCTACTCTGGAACAGCAACAGAAAGATCTCAAAGAAGTTAACGTTGAG TTGTTCAGTTGCAAAGAGCAGTTGAAAGTAGAAGTGGCTCTAAAGAATGAAGCTAAAAAACAGAAGACAGCCAGTCAGCAATTGCTTCATGTTAAATCTCAG GAGCTAGATCAATCTACCTTGGAATGCAGAAGACTGCAAGAAAGAAATATGGCCCTAGCTAAGGAGCTTGCAGCACTCAAGCT AGTCTGTGATGTGAACTTGGGGGAAGAAGAAGTCTTGAAGCTTGCTTCATTGGGCAATGAGGCCAACAGTAAAGAGACAATTGACGTCTTGAAAAAGTCACTGGTCATCCGTAAcaa GAGTTACAAAGAGTTGATGACCAAGTGCAACACCCTTGGGAGGGGAGAGGCTCGTTCTCTTAGTAAGCTTGAGAAGGCTATAGAGAAGATAGATAAGCTCAAG GCAAGGGTCCAAGAGCTTGAGATGGCTGTTGAAGGAAGAGACAATGaaattttgagaactttgagaGCTTCCAagaactttgaagttgaaaCTGGAAAAGGTGTTAGTAAAGAACTGAAAGATGTCAAATGCTCATACGAGaatcaaaaaaagaaacttGCCGAGACAGTAGTGCATTTGCATCAGGTCACTGGCTCTGGTAATAATTCTCTTCGAGGGGAAAAACGTAAGGTTATGTATAATGATGTGAGTGAAAAAGATACAGCAGATTGTATCATAGCTAGTTCTCTTGACCAAGATAATTGGGAGAAAAACCCGATCCAGGAAAATAAGGATGGAAGCATTTTGGAGACTTCCAGTTATGTACATCaagtatcaaatcaaaaacTGAATCCCCTAATTGACCATAATAAGGCAGTTCATGAGAGTATTTTTTCAAGGTTGAAAGTAAGTTCGGGGAGTGCAGATGCAACTCAAGTAAAGGTATCAGATAACAAGGATGAATTCTCAGGCTTAAAGAATTGTGGCAAGAACAGTACAGTAAACATGTCGCATGTAACTATTCTTGATGATGATGATCTTCTCCCTCTAGATGACTTTACTCACTGTGAGCCCTCATTTCACATCAGAAAAGGGACTTCTGCACTGACTTCACTTGCCGAAATAG GAGACCATTGCTTCTCCGGTGGATTATTAGGCCCTGATGGAACAAACAGGCACTTGGGAAAATGGTGTAAGAAGGTGCAGAACAAGGGATCTGTAGGGTTGCAAGGATCAGGTGCAAATTCAGGTGATTTGATTTCTGTGGGAGCTGATGGCAGAGGTGGTAGGATTAAAGTTCTCCGATCAATAAATCAGGCGTCTATG GACAAGGAGAGTGCAGTATCAATAAAGAGATGCAAATCCGGCATGAAAACAGGTAGTTCACAGTCTCAAGGATGCTTGCAAATAGAACATTTCTTCAGAAGGGCTGGTCAATAG